A region from the Melanotaenia boesemani isolate fMelBoe1 chromosome 11, fMelBoe1.pri, whole genome shotgun sequence genome encodes:
- the sgsm1a gene encoding small G protein signaling modulator 1 isoform X8 produces MATIMAEAETRQKLLRTVKKEVKQIMEEAVTRKFVHEDSSHIVSFCAAVEACVLHGLKRRAAGFLRSNKIAALFMKVGKSFPPAEELCRKAQELEQIIETKRSQSLQSQDSLRKMPRLPSLNPQGVKNLWIRTALFEKVLDKIVLFLVENSSKYYEKEAILMDPVDGPILASLLVGPCALEYTKMKTADHFWTDPSADELVQRHRIHSGHCRQDSPTKRPALCIQKRHSSSSMDERPSPSPSAREYVESLHQNNRATLLFGKNNVLVQPRDDMEAIPGYLSLHQTADIMTLKWTPNQLMNGSVGDLDYERSVYWDYAMTIRLEEIVYLHCHQQVDSGGTVVLVSQDGIQRPPLRFPRGGHLLQFLSCLENGLLPHGQLDPPLWSQRGKGKVFPKLRKRVSAGSGSSDSVSDKEEDEATDYVFRIIFPNSQSEFVTPPDLMDQGATMWHPTLRKSSCSSCSQGSFSDGSTHKGCNHERTPLKLLCDNMKYQIISRAFYGWLAYCRHLSTVRTHLSALVNHTIVAPNVPCDANQGLTADVWQTFLQDCTAYKEKELLRLVYFGGVDPSLRKEVWPFLLGHYTFGMSEAERKEVDEQIRVCYQQTMSEWLGCEEIVRQREKEQHAAALAKCSSGASIDSQRMIHHDSTVSNESQSSPSSDRQSLVRLQSDSSSSTQVFESVEEVDQIEVEIKNEEAKQVPKIPNGALHNETSSPDSGHPSSRNFSITSGLSDGSFSTEDSSAPDANQKPAAVPQASQSSVKAAEAESEAVTERIDIQVTGEQRNKGEEEEALDQTKAAGNTMTVVIDDNTDKEKISLMPEAQENMESETIKTQGTNSEDKNLDAEMKVIKPSESLESGKDVSEKKTMRVTAAAIQSKGEHIEESLLNKVTGNTEETSTLEETKMKKIQEIDESKTSTEVSQSQGREKIFTSPGAPEVGKNLFLSTDTGVSGAGGAYCASKKDEAQVMTESDESPSAIEMEEIPKAKVSMVPWSRKGHCETSSSSEDSAPHVDVRQKEGKVSPEGTESNLSEPEMESLYPPFESMTTSKNTKKEVASGESAGSTYSQELLDLYTLNLHRIDKDVQRCDRNYWYFTPANLEKLRNIMCSYIWRHLDIGYVQGMCDLLAPLLVILDDEAMAFSCFTELMKRMNQNFPHGGAMDTHFANMRSLIQILDSELFELMHQNGDYTHFYFCYRWFLLDFKRELVYDDVFAVWETIWAAKYVSSSHFVLFIALALVEMYRDIILENNMDFTDIIKFFNEMAEHHNIKQILTLARDLVCKVQILIENK; encoded by the exons CTGCAGTGGAGGCATGTGTTCTACATGGCCTAAAACGGCGAGCAGCTGGTTTTCTGCGTAGCAACAAGATAGCAGCACTGTTCATGAAGGTGGGGAAAAGCTTCCCCCCAGCTGAAGAGCTGTGCAGGAAGGCCCAGGAGCTTGAACAGATCATTGAGACAAA GCGAAGTCAAAGTTTGCAAAGTCAGGACAGCCTTCGCAAGATGCCCCGACTCCCCAGTCTCAACCCACAAGGAGTCAAGAACCTGTGGATCCGGACCGCTCTGTTTGAGAAAGTACTGGACAAGATTGTCCTCTTCTTGGTGGAAAACAGCAG TAAATACTACGAAAAAGAAGCTATATTGATGGACCCTGTAGATGGACCTATCCTTGCATCATTGTTAG TTGGGCCTTGTGCTTTGGAGTACACAAAAATGAAGACGGCTGATCACTTCTGGACAGACCCATCTGCTGATGAGTTGGTGCAAAGACATCGCATCCATAGTGGCCACTGCCGGCAGGATTCTCCCACCAAGAGGCCCgcactgtgt ATCCAGAAGCGgcactccagcagcagcatggaTGAACGCCCCTCCCCCTCGCCATCAGCTCGTGAATATGTGGAGTCCCTGCATCAGAACAACAGGGCCACACTGCTGTTCGGCAAAAACAATGTGCTGGTACAACCG AGGGATGACATGGAGGCAATCCCAGGTTACCTCTCTCTGCACCAGACTGCTGACATCATGACACTGAAATGGACACCGAATCAACTCATGAATGGCTCAGTTGGAGACTTGGACTATGAACGCAG TGTATACTGGGACTATGCTATGACAATCCGTTTAGAGGAGATAGTTTATTTGCACTGTCATCAACAAG TGGACAGTGGTGGGACGGTTGTGCTGGTCAGTCAGGATGGGATCCAGCGCCCTCCACTTCGCTTCCCCAGAGGGGGCCATTTGCTCCAGTTCCTCTCCTGCCTGGAAAATGGCTTGCTTCCTCATGGCCAACTGGACCCTCCACTCTGGTCCCAAAGGGGAAAG ggAAAGGTGTTTCCTAAACTGAGGAAAAGAGTATCTGCAGGATCTGGATCCTCAGATTCGGTCTCAGacaaggaggaggatgaggCCACTGACTATGTCTTCCGCATCATCTTCccaaacagccaatcagagtttG TGACTCCTCCAGATTTGATGGATCAAGGAGCCACAATGTGGCACCCCACTCTCAGAAAGTCATCGTGTTCCTCCTGCTCTCAGGGCAGCTTTTCTGATGGGTCGACACACAAAGGTTGCAACCATGAGAG AACTCCTCTGAAGCTGCTGTGCGACAACATGAAATATCAGATAATCTCCAGAGCATTTTATGGCT GGCTGGCGTACTGCCGTCACCTGTCCACTGTGCGTACTCACCTCTCTGCTCTGGTCAATCACACCATCGTGGCGCCCAATGTGCCCTGTGACGCAAACCAAGGGCTCACAGCTGACGTGTGGCAGACATTCCTCCAGGACTGCACA GCGTACAAGGAGAAGGAGCTGCTCCGTTTGGTCTACTTCGGTGGTGTGGACCCTTCACTGCGTAAAGAGGTGTGGCCTTTCCTGCTGGGTCATTACACGTTTGGGATGTCcgaggcagagagaaaggaG GTGGACGAGCAAATCCGTGTGTGCTACCAGCAGACTATGAGCGAGTGGCTTGGCTGTGAGGAGATCGTCCGCCAGCGAGAAAAGGAGCAACACGCTGCAGCCCTGGCAAAGTGCTCTTCTGGGGCGAGTATCGACAGTCAGAGGATGATCCATCATGATTCCACTGTGAGCAATGAG TCGCAGTCCTCCCCAAGCTCAGATAGACAGAGCCTTGTTCGCCTACAGAGTGAttccagcagcagcacacaG GTGTTTGAGTCTGTGGAGGAAGTGGACCAGATTGAGGTAGAGATTAAGAACGAAGAGGCCAAACAGGTGCCCAAGATACCAAATGGAGCTCTGCATAATGAGACAAGCTCTCCTGACTCTGGACATCCCTCTTCTCGAAACTTCTCCATCACCTCCGGCTTGTCAGACGGCTCCTTCAGCACGGAGGACAGCTCTGCACCTGATGCaaaccagaaacctgcagctgtGCCTCAGGCATCACAGAGCTCTGTCAAAGCTGCTGAGGCAGAGAGTGAAGCTGTGACAGAGAGAATAGACATCCAGGTGACAGGTGAACAGAGGAACaaaggggaggaagaggaggcactTGATCAGACTAAAGCTGCAGGAAATACCATGACTGTGGTGATAGATGACAacacagacaaagaaaagataAGCTTGATGCCTGAAGCACAAGAAAATATGGAGTCAGAGACTATCAAAACACAGGGAACCAATTCTGAAGATAAAAATCTGGATGCAGAAATGAAAGTAATTAAGCCTTCAGAGTCATTGGAATCAGGAAAAGACgtgtctgaaaagaaaactATGAGAGTAACAGCAGCTGCCATACAATCCAAAGGAGAACACATAGAAGAAAGTCTTTTAAACAAAGTCACTGGTAATACTGAAGAAACTTCCACGCTTGAagaaacaaagatgaaaaagattCAGGAAATAGATGAATCAAAGACAAGTACAGAGGTTTCACAGTCACaagggagagaaaaaatattcacCAGCCCAGGGGCTCCGGAAGTGGGAAAGAATCTTTTTCTCTCCACAGACACTGGAGTTTCTGGAGCAGGAGGAGCCTATTGTGCCTCTAAGAAAGACGAAGCTCAGGTCATGACTGAGTCTGATGAGTCTCCCTCAGCCATAGAGATGGAGGAAATCCCCAAAGCCAAAGTTTCCATGGTGCCTTGGAGCAGGAAGGGACACTGTGAAACCTCGTCCTCCTCTGAGGACTCAGCCCCTCACGTGGATGTCAGGCAGAAGGAGGGAAAGGTCAGTCCGGAAGGCACTGAGTCCAACCTGTCAGAGCCTGAGATGGAGAGTCTTTACCCTCCATTTGAATCTATGACCAcatctaaaaacacaaaaaaagaagtggCCTCTGGAGAATCGGCTGGAAGCACTTATTCT caagAGCTTTTAGACCTGTATACACTTAATCTGCACCGCATTGATAAAGATGTCCAGCGCTGTGACAGAAACTACTGGTACTTCACCCCTGCCAACCTGGAGAAGCTGCGCAACATTATGTGCAG CTATATCTGGAGGCACCTTGACATTGGATATGTACAGGGAATGTGTGACCTGCTGGCTCCACTTCTAGTCATTCTGGATGACG AGGCCATGGCTTTCAGCTGCTTCACCGAACTCATGAAGAGAATGAATCAAAACTTTCCACATGGAGGAGCGATGGATACTCACTTTGCAAACATGCGGTCTCTAATCCAG ATACTAGATTCTGAGCTGTTTGAGCTAATGCACCAGAACGGAGACTACACCCACTTCTACTTCTGCTACCGCTGGTTTCTCCTAGACTTCAAACGAG AGTTGGTGTATGACGACGTCTTTGCAGTCTGGGAAACCATCTGGGCAGCCAAGTATGTCTCCTCGAGTCACTTTGTCCTCTTCATAGCCCTGGCGCTGGTAGAAATGTACAGGGACATCATCCTGGAGAACAACATGGACTTCACCGACATCATTAAGTTCTTCAACG AAATGGCCGAGCACCACAACATCAAGCAAATTTTGACCCTGGCCAGAGATCTGGTGTGCAAAGTGCAGATCCTGATAGAAAACAAGTGA
- the sgsm1a gene encoding small G protein signaling modulator 1 isoform X4 gives MATIMAEAETRQKLLRTVKKEVKQIMEEAVTRKFVHEDSSHIVSFCAAVEACVLHGLKRRAAGFLRSNKIAALFMKVGKSFPPAEELCRKAQELEQIIETKRSQSLQSQDSLRKMPRLPSLNPQGVKNLWIRTALFEKVLDKIVLFLVENSSKYYEKEAILMDPVDGPILASLLVGPCALEYTKMKTADHFWTDPSADELVQRHRIHSGHCRQDSPTKRPALCIQKRHSSSSMDERPSPSPSAREYVESLHQNNRATLLFGKNNVLVQPRDDMEAIPGYLSLHQTADIMTLKWTPNQLMNGSVGDLDYERSVYWDYAMTIRLEEIVYLHCHQQEMSVVVDSGGTVVLVSQDGIQRPPLRFPRGGHLLQFLSCLENGLLPHGQLDPPLWSQRGKGKVFPKLRKRVSAGSGSSDSVSDKEEDEATDYVFRIIFPNSQSEFVTLTHPPHLYPSPSLQLSGQASSKTGILVVPKRSFSCHEESPSFTGSSLTPPDLMDQGATMWHPTLRKSSCSSCSQGSFSDGSTHKGCNHERTPLKLLCDNMKYQIISRAFYGWLAYCRHLSTVRTHLSALVNHTIVAPNVPCDANQGLTADVWQTFLQDCTAYKEKELLRLVYFGGVDPSLRKEVWPFLLGHYTFGMSEAERKEVDEQIRVCYQQTMSEWLGCEEIVRQREKEQHAAALAKCSSGASIDSQRMIHHDSTVSNEVFESVEEVDQIEVEIKNEEAKQVPKIPNGALHNETSSPDSGHPSSRNFSITSGLSDGSFSTEDSSAPDANQKPAAVPQASQSSVKAAEAESEAVTERIDIQVTGEQRNKGEEEEALDQTKAAGNTMTVVIDDNTDKEKISLMPEAQENMESETIKTQGTNSEDKNLDAEMKVIKPSESLESGKDVSEKKTMRVTAAAIQSKGEHIEESLLNKVTGNTEETSTLEETKMKKIQEIDESKTSTEVSQSQGREKIFTSPGAPEVGKNLFLSTDTGVSGAGGAYCASKKDEAQVMTESDESPSAIEMEEIPKAKVSMVPWSRKGHCETSSSSEDSAPHVDVRQKEGKVSPEGTESNLSEPEMESLYPPFESMTTSKNTKKEVASGESAGSTYSQELLDLYTLNLHRIDKDVQRCDRNYWYFTPANLEKLRNIMCSYIWRHLDIGYVQGMCDLLAPLLVILDDEAMAFSCFTELMKRMNQNFPHGGAMDTHFANMRSLIQILDSELFELMHQNGDYTHFYFCYRWFLLDFKRELVYDDVFAVWETIWAAKYVSSSHFVLFIALALVEMYRDIILENNMDFTDIIKFFNEMAEHHNIKQILTLARDLVCKVQILIENK, from the exons CTGCAGTGGAGGCATGTGTTCTACATGGCCTAAAACGGCGAGCAGCTGGTTTTCTGCGTAGCAACAAGATAGCAGCACTGTTCATGAAGGTGGGGAAAAGCTTCCCCCCAGCTGAAGAGCTGTGCAGGAAGGCCCAGGAGCTTGAACAGATCATTGAGACAAA GCGAAGTCAAAGTTTGCAAAGTCAGGACAGCCTTCGCAAGATGCCCCGACTCCCCAGTCTCAACCCACAAGGAGTCAAGAACCTGTGGATCCGGACCGCTCTGTTTGAGAAAGTACTGGACAAGATTGTCCTCTTCTTGGTGGAAAACAGCAG TAAATACTACGAAAAAGAAGCTATATTGATGGACCCTGTAGATGGACCTATCCTTGCATCATTGTTAG TTGGGCCTTGTGCTTTGGAGTACACAAAAATGAAGACGGCTGATCACTTCTGGACAGACCCATCTGCTGATGAGTTGGTGCAAAGACATCGCATCCATAGTGGCCACTGCCGGCAGGATTCTCCCACCAAGAGGCCCgcactgtgt ATCCAGAAGCGgcactccagcagcagcatggaTGAACGCCCCTCCCCCTCGCCATCAGCTCGTGAATATGTGGAGTCCCTGCATCAGAACAACAGGGCCACACTGCTGTTCGGCAAAAACAATGTGCTGGTACAACCG AGGGATGACATGGAGGCAATCCCAGGTTACCTCTCTCTGCACCAGACTGCTGACATCATGACACTGAAATGGACACCGAATCAACTCATGAATGGCTCAGTTGGAGACTTGGACTATGAACGCAG TGTATACTGGGACTATGCTATGACAATCCGTTTAGAGGAGATAGTTTATTTGCACTGTCATCAACAAG AAATGTCTGTTGTAGTGGACAGTGGTGGGACGGTTGTGCTGGTCAGTCAGGATGGGATCCAGCGCCCTCCACTTCGCTTCCCCAGAGGGGGCCATTTGCTCCAGTTCCTCTCCTGCCTGGAAAATGGCTTGCTTCCTCATGGCCAACTGGACCCTCCACTCTGGTCCCAAAGGGGAAAG ggAAAGGTGTTTCCTAAACTGAGGAAAAGAGTATCTGCAGGATCTGGATCCTCAGATTCGGTCTCAGacaaggaggaggatgaggCCACTGACTATGTCTTCCGCATCATCTTCccaaacagccaatcagagtttG TGACTCTAACACACCCTCCCCATCTGTATCCCTCCCCCTCCCTTCAACTGAGTGGGCAGGCTTCCTCCAAAACAGGAATCCTAGTTGTACCCAAGAGGTCCTTCAGCTGTCATGAAGAATCCCCCTCATTCACAGGAAGCAGCT TGACTCCTCCAGATTTGATGGATCAAGGAGCCACAATGTGGCACCCCACTCTCAGAAAGTCATCGTGTTCCTCCTGCTCTCAGGGCAGCTTTTCTGATGGGTCGACACACAAAGGTTGCAACCATGAGAG AACTCCTCTGAAGCTGCTGTGCGACAACATGAAATATCAGATAATCTCCAGAGCATTTTATGGCT GGCTGGCGTACTGCCGTCACCTGTCCACTGTGCGTACTCACCTCTCTGCTCTGGTCAATCACACCATCGTGGCGCCCAATGTGCCCTGTGACGCAAACCAAGGGCTCACAGCTGACGTGTGGCAGACATTCCTCCAGGACTGCACA GCGTACAAGGAGAAGGAGCTGCTCCGTTTGGTCTACTTCGGTGGTGTGGACCCTTCACTGCGTAAAGAGGTGTGGCCTTTCCTGCTGGGTCATTACACGTTTGGGATGTCcgaggcagagagaaaggaG GTGGACGAGCAAATCCGTGTGTGCTACCAGCAGACTATGAGCGAGTGGCTTGGCTGTGAGGAGATCGTCCGCCAGCGAGAAAAGGAGCAACACGCTGCAGCCCTGGCAAAGTGCTCTTCTGGGGCGAGTATCGACAGTCAGAGGATGATCCATCATGATTCCACTGTGAGCAATGAG GTGTTTGAGTCTGTGGAGGAAGTGGACCAGATTGAGGTAGAGATTAAGAACGAAGAGGCCAAACAGGTGCCCAAGATACCAAATGGAGCTCTGCATAATGAGACAAGCTCTCCTGACTCTGGACATCCCTCTTCTCGAAACTTCTCCATCACCTCCGGCTTGTCAGACGGCTCCTTCAGCACGGAGGACAGCTCTGCACCTGATGCaaaccagaaacctgcagctgtGCCTCAGGCATCACAGAGCTCTGTCAAAGCTGCTGAGGCAGAGAGTGAAGCTGTGACAGAGAGAATAGACATCCAGGTGACAGGTGAACAGAGGAACaaaggggaggaagaggaggcactTGATCAGACTAAAGCTGCAGGAAATACCATGACTGTGGTGATAGATGACAacacagacaaagaaaagataAGCTTGATGCCTGAAGCACAAGAAAATATGGAGTCAGAGACTATCAAAACACAGGGAACCAATTCTGAAGATAAAAATCTGGATGCAGAAATGAAAGTAATTAAGCCTTCAGAGTCATTGGAATCAGGAAAAGACgtgtctgaaaagaaaactATGAGAGTAACAGCAGCTGCCATACAATCCAAAGGAGAACACATAGAAGAAAGTCTTTTAAACAAAGTCACTGGTAATACTGAAGAAACTTCCACGCTTGAagaaacaaagatgaaaaagattCAGGAAATAGATGAATCAAAGACAAGTACAGAGGTTTCACAGTCACaagggagagaaaaaatattcacCAGCCCAGGGGCTCCGGAAGTGGGAAAGAATCTTTTTCTCTCCACAGACACTGGAGTTTCTGGAGCAGGAGGAGCCTATTGTGCCTCTAAGAAAGACGAAGCTCAGGTCATGACTGAGTCTGATGAGTCTCCCTCAGCCATAGAGATGGAGGAAATCCCCAAAGCCAAAGTTTCCATGGTGCCTTGGAGCAGGAAGGGACACTGTGAAACCTCGTCCTCCTCTGAGGACTCAGCCCCTCACGTGGATGTCAGGCAGAAGGAGGGAAAGGTCAGTCCGGAAGGCACTGAGTCCAACCTGTCAGAGCCTGAGATGGAGAGTCTTTACCCTCCATTTGAATCTATGACCAcatctaaaaacacaaaaaaagaagtggCCTCTGGAGAATCGGCTGGAAGCACTTATTCT caagAGCTTTTAGACCTGTATACACTTAATCTGCACCGCATTGATAAAGATGTCCAGCGCTGTGACAGAAACTACTGGTACTTCACCCCTGCCAACCTGGAGAAGCTGCGCAACATTATGTGCAG CTATATCTGGAGGCACCTTGACATTGGATATGTACAGGGAATGTGTGACCTGCTGGCTCCACTTCTAGTCATTCTGGATGACG AGGCCATGGCTTTCAGCTGCTTCACCGAACTCATGAAGAGAATGAATCAAAACTTTCCACATGGAGGAGCGATGGATACTCACTTTGCAAACATGCGGTCTCTAATCCAG ATACTAGATTCTGAGCTGTTTGAGCTAATGCACCAGAACGGAGACTACACCCACTTCTACTTCTGCTACCGCTGGTTTCTCCTAGACTTCAAACGAG AGTTGGTGTATGACGACGTCTTTGCAGTCTGGGAAACCATCTGGGCAGCCAAGTATGTCTCCTCGAGTCACTTTGTCCTCTTCATAGCCCTGGCGCTGGTAGAAATGTACAGGGACATCATCCTGGAGAACAACATGGACTTCACCGACATCATTAAGTTCTTCAACG AAATGGCCGAGCACCACAACATCAAGCAAATTTTGACCCTGGCCAGAGATCTGGTGTGCAAAGTGCAGATCCTGATAGAAAACAAGTGA